TCCGGCAAGGACCGGCCCCTGAAGCGTGTGGGCATCGTGCACGCCGGCGCCAATGCCGCAGCCACCGTTGTTTACACCGCTTCCTGGCGTGCCCGCTCCCGCGGCAACCACCGGCTGGGCGTGCGGCTGGGGCGGGCCGGAGCAGTCCTTCTGCTGGTGAGCGGGTTCCTGGGCGGCCACCTCAGCAGCGGCCGCCATGCGTCACGGCAGGGTGTGCTTCATGCCTGAAAGCGGACAACGGAAAACGGTACGCTCTAGTCCATGAGCCCAGCCCCCGTCATCATCGCCGTCGACGGGCGCTCCGGCGCAGGGAAAACCACCCTCGCCGTCGAACTCGCGGCACGCCTCCGCGCCCACCACAAAGTCTCGCTGTTCCACCTGGAGGAGATCTACCCCGGCTGGGACGGACTGGCCGCCGGCATCGAACGCTATGTCACCACGGTCCTCACGCCGCTGAGCCGCGGCGAGGCTGCCGCCTGGACCAGCTGGGATTGGGAAAACCATTACGACGGCGACGCCCGGGTGACGCTGCCCGCGGAGATCGTCATCGTGGAGGGCGTAGGGGCCGCCGCGGAAGCCGCCCGCCCCCTGATTGACGCAGTGGTCTGGGCCGAGTCGCCGGACGACGTCCGCCGGACCCGGGCGCTGGACCGGGACGGCGCAACCTTTGAACCACATTGGGACCGCTGGGCTGCGCAGGAGGAAGAGTGGCTGGGACGCGACGACGTGCCCCGACACGCTGACCTCCGCGTACAGAACCTTGCAGACGGATCGGCCCCGTACGACCTGCTGCAGCTCCTCCCCTACCTGCCTGCCCTGGCACAGGTCCTCGCGCCTGAACTCTCCGCACGCCGGGGCCTCCGGCTGCACGCCGAGCGGCTGGATACCGCGCCGGGCGCGCCTGCACTGTTCCAGTCGCTCTATGGAGCATCGGGCAATGCCGTGTGGCTGGACTCCTCGAACGCGGGTACAGGTGGACAGGACGAACCGGACCCGGCGGTGCGTACTGCCGCCGGGCGCAGCCGGTTCAGCATCATGGCGGACGACGGCGGCACGTTCGGACAGTCCGTCACGCACCGTTCGGGGGTAAGCCGGATCAGCGCCGGCTCCTGCACCGCGAAAGTCCCGGGCCCGTTCTTCCGGTGGCTGGATAGCGTCTGGGGCCGTCGGGCGGTGCGCAGCCCGGAGGGCTACCCCGGTGAATTCACGCTGGGCTGGCTGGGCTGCCTGGGCTATGAGTTGAAGCGCGAAACGGGCGGCAGCGACTTGTCCGCCCCCACCCCGGACGCCGCCTTGGTTTTCGCCGGCCGGGCCGTGGTCCTGGACCATGCCGAAAAGGCCACCTGGCTGCTGGCGCTGGAGGCACCCGACGCCGGCGAGTGGCTGGCCCGGGCGCGGGCGGCCGTGAAAGCCGCCGCAGCCGTGGAAGCGGGCGCAACCGTGGAAGCCGGCGGCAGCACC
This window of the Pseudarthrobacter defluvii genome carries:
- the pabB gene encoding aminodeoxychorismate synthase component I — protein: MSPAPVIIAVDGRSGAGKTTLAVELAARLRAHHKVSLFHLEEIYPGWDGLAAGIERYVTTVLTPLSRGEAAAWTSWDWENHYDGDARVTLPAEIVIVEGVGAAAEAARPLIDAVVWAESPDDVRRTRALDRDGATFEPHWDRWAAQEEEWLGRDDVPRHADLRVQNLADGSAPYDLLQLLPYLPALAQVLAPELSARRGLRLHAERLDTAPGAPALFQSLYGASGNAVWLDSSNAGTGGQDEPDPAVRTAAGRSRFSIMADDGGTFGQSVTHRSGVSRISAGSCTAKVPGPFFRWLDSVWGRRAVRSPEGYPGEFTLGWLGCLGYELKRETGGSDLSAPTPDAALVFAGRAVVLDHAEKATWLLALEAPDAGEWLARARAAVKAAAAVEAGATVEAGGSTGVVPSPPPAFLSRDTGAGYREKIAAAQHEIAQGNTYEVCLTTTLEARIPAGSLDPWATYLALRRRNPAPFASYLRLGDLTVASTSPERFLKIASDGGMRAEPIKGTRRRAADPEEDGRLRTDLATSLKDRAENIMIVDLLRNDLSHFAEPGSVTVSRLCAIESYATVHQMVSTIDAQLLPGAPRAEAVAACFPAGSMTGAPKISTMAILDRLEAGPRGLYSGAVGYFSLNGAADLAVAIRTLVLNTEGDGTVELSLGVGGAITSDSVPDEEYEEIRTKAYGVLSTLGTTFPEA